CATGCATAATCGCTGTCGAATGATCGTTGCCTCATTCTTATCAAAAGATTTGCTCATTGATTGGCGCAAGGGCGAGCGATATTTCATGGAGCATCTCATTGATGGCGACCTTGCCAGCAACAACGGCGGCTGGGGATTCAGTGCTAGCGTCGGCGTTGACCCTCAGCCATACTTTCGAATCTTTAACCCGCTTCTCCAGAGCGAGAAGTTTGATCCGGAAGGGGTGTATATCCGTAAATGGGTACCAGAACTGCAAGATTTAGACAGCAAGGAAATCCATGATCCATATGGCCGAGGAGCAGgcgccaaggcaaagaaggcgGGATACCCGAAGCCAATTGTCAATCACAAAGATTGTAGAGACAGGGCCTTGAACGCATACAAGGAGGGAATCGCCAATGGCATGTAGAGTACGATGCGAGTTGGGACTTTGATCATTCTATGTATATTAATCATTACCTGAGTTAAGATTTGCGTTCCTTTCAAGGCTCGTTAAAATGACATTGTCACATTGTTTGCGCATGTCTGACCCGTATCTGTACTTTGGCGCGAAGCTTTGTCACCACAGCTTTTTGAAGGCCAGAGTTTTATCTGCGGCACGGAGACTATCGAGGTAGCCCCAGAAtcctcggccaagaagattggCGACAAGGCGCCAGCCTGAGGAGACTTTACTAGCCGGGTTTGGTGCGTAAAACATAAGAAATTTCATCGTCACATGTAGAAATCACGTCGGGACATCCAAAATCGAACAGGTAGGTAGGTGTTTTGTGAATTTTAGCTTGTCTCGGAATCGAGCCCAAACGCCTTTTTGAATTGGATGTGCTAAATGCAGCCAACTCTAAGATCCACAACGCAAAAATTCCTCCATGCCCGGCCCAATGCCCTGGAGAATGCCAATTAGAATCGTCATGTTGCCATAAGATTTTTGTCTCGTCTCCTCGTTTCAACCCTCTCCCGCTCGCGCCGCTCGACTCGAAATAAGAACAGTGGTGTTGTCggtttttattttctttgtcGTTCCAAGCGTGTTTATCGCTGAGCGCTCCAGACGTTCTTCAACAGACCGTCACGCTGAGCAAGACGGTTCATGGAGTCGTCGGACTCGCCCATGGCGCGGACGAAACCGCAGAGGGCATAGACGTGGCTCTCGCCGCTGATGGCACGGCCGTTCTCATCAACCTTGGCGATGCTAATCTGGACGGAGCCGtggtccttggccttgatgatgCGGTTGGTGGCAGAGCACTTGCGGGGGACGTAGCTATAAGACCAAGTTAGTTTATTCGTATTCTATCGAGAGCGATTATGATAATAACTGGTCGAAGATGACGTACAGGTCCACGATCTCGCCACGGTCGTTCTCCATTTTGTCGGTTGTGTGGTGACGGGGGTGTCTTGGGGTTGAGTTGAGCAGTTGTCCGACGTCGATGTGGTCGCCAAAAAAACGCTTGGAGTTGGCCAGACAAATTTGACATTGCTCAATAATTTCGTGGAGCGGGGAGGGCTTTCTGTGCGTCATGTGATAGGTCACCTGATAACGCGGTGCTTTCGTGGAGTCCTGCCCCTCGTCAGAGGCTAAGATCTTTGGTTCCGTATCCACCTCCAATTTACGCGTTGCAGGATCACCCGATGCTGGCAGGAGAGCTTTCCTCACATCGTATCTATCGCATAATCGCCCGACAACATTCTGCTGCTCCGCAGGGTCTTGAGACGCGCTTTGCGCTCTCAGACCCATGTCTCTGGGGCAATGACATCTCCCGATGTGTTCTTGTCTCCCTCGCGGGGGTCGAGGCGACACGTAAATATGATTCCGACCTCATCGCCAGATTTGCCCACCGTGCAAGATATATTGCTTCAGAAGCAAAAGCGACCCACCATGCGAAGCGGTAGCGAGTCTGCGCCTATTCCTAACGATGCGGATTCGACCTTTGCGAATGCGCGAGAGTTATGGCAGTCTGCACGGTGCGCCGAGGTCAATCAGTTGAGCCCGTCTACCACACCTAAGAAAGTGATTATAGTGGATGACATTGATACCCCCGTATGCATACTAGAACATGAACCAGAAGCAGAATCACCGCGACGAAAGTCCCATGTACCGAAAGGAAGTGCCAATCTATCCAGCCCAGGGGTATTCGAGTTGGTTGACGAGGAGGTAACTTCACGCCGACCCTGGAAGAAATACAAGCCCAAG
The DNA window shown above is from Metarhizium brunneum chromosome 1, complete sequence and carries:
- the crp-7 gene encoding 40S ribosomal protein eS21, with product MGLRAQSASQDPAEQQNVVGRLCDRYDVRKALLPASGDPATRKLEVDTEPKILASDEGQDSTKAPRYQVTYHMTHRKPSPLHEIIEQCQICLANSKRFFGDHIDVGQLLNSTPRHPRHHTTDKMENDRGEIVDLYVPRKCSATNRIIKAKDHGSVQISIAKVDENGRAISGESHVYALCGFVRAMGESDDSMNRLAQRDGLLKNVWSAQR